One Coprobacter fastidiosus genomic window, GCATCGAAAGAGGATGTTCATAATGCCATAAAAAATATAGACAAGGGAATTTTCCCGAAAGCCTTTTGTAAAATTATTCCTGATATTCTCGGGGGAGATCCGGAGTATTGCAATATCATGCATGCCGACGGGGCGGGGACAAAATCTTCTTTAGCGTATATATATTGGAAAGAAACCGGAGATCTTTCGGTTTGGAAAGGGATTGCCCAAGATGCGCTTATTATGAATATCGATGATCTTTTGTGTGTCGGTGCTACCGATAACATTCTTGTGTCTTCGACCATAGGACGAAATAAATTGTTGATTCCCGGTGAGGTCATTTCTGCCATTATTAACGGTACGGACGAATTGCTTTCGGAATTGCGTGAGTTAGGTGTAAACGCTTATGCTACCGGAGGCGAGACAGCCGATGTAGGGGATTTGGTGCGTACGATTATTGTGGATAGTACGGTGACATGCCGGATGAAGCGGTCGGATGTCATATCGAATCATCGTATACAGGATGGTGACGTTATCGTAGGTATGGCCTCATTCGGACAGGCTACTTATGAAAAAGAATATAATGGAGGCATGGGTAGTAATGGCTTGACTTCTGCACGTCATGATGTTTTTTCTAAATATTTAGCTGAGAAATATCCCGAAAGTTATGATGCGGCTGTTCCTGAAGAGCTTATCTATTCCGGAGGACTTCGTCTTACAGACGAGATTAAGGGATTGGGGCTTGATGCAGGTAAACTTGTATTGTCGCCTACCCGTACTTATGCACCAGTAATTAAAAAATTATTGGATTATATGAGGCCGGAAATACATGGTATGGTACATTGTTCGGGTGGAGCACAAACTAAGGTAATGCATTTTGTAGAAGGTGTGAAAGTCACGAAAAATAATCTTTTCCCTGTTCCGCCTCTCTTTAAGATGATACAAGAACAGTCAGGAACTGACTGGCAGGAGATGTATAAAGTGTTTAATATGGGACATCGTATGGAAGTGTATGTGACACCAGACCGAGCACAAGAAGTCATAGATATTACCCGCTCATTCGGGATCGATGCCCAGATTATCGGATTTGTCGAAAAAGCTGATAAGAATAGTCTCGTTATCGAATCGGAATTCGGACATTTCGAATATTAGAACTTCTGGAAATGATAAAAAAACAAACCGTTCGCCGGAATTTTTCATTTCCGAAGAACGGTTTGTTTTTTATTGTTTTATCCGATAAATTTTGTTGTTTTATTTTACCGGAATTTGTTTCGGTTCTTTAGATTCGGGAAGAGCCTTTTTGGGAATTGTGACACTTAATATGCCATTTTCCTGCTTAGCTTCAATCCCATCCTTATTGATATTTTCCGGTAAAACCAAAGTTTGACGAAATTGAGAATAGGAGAATTCCCTTCTTAGGAATTTGCCTTTTTTATCTTTTTCTTCATTTTCTTTTTTATTTTCCACCGTGATTATAAGATGATCATTATCGTCTATGCGAACGCTGAAGTCATCTTTAGTCAGACCCGGAGCAGCTATTTCTACTTCGTATTCTTTATCGTTTTCGATAATGTTTACAGCAGGTGCTGAACTGTTGGATTTTGCGATCCATTCGTTTCCGAAAAAATCATTAAAGATACCGGGTAACCAGTTTTGAGAATGTTTTGCAGGTGTCATAATTGTACCTCCTAAAAATTAAATTAAACATATAACTATTAAGTAAAAAAACTTTGAACTGTTTAAATATCAATTCAAAATACTATTAGTACTACTGCAAAGAACATGCCACAAAAAGAATTTGCGGCGGTATTGGCAGTTAAAAAAAACGATATAAGCTCAAATTTTATTGGGTAATAGCAATATCGTATCGCAGTAGAGAGAATTGTATATGGAAAGGGTAGCCCTCTAATTTTTTGTTTCCTCCGGTACTTTTATGAAAATAATATCGTTTGCCCTTGTCGAAACTTTCTATTTCAAATTGCCGAGTTGTATGGGGCAGTAATTCTCCATCGACCATTACTTCCCGGTAATCAATCATTTTTCCGTTGGGAGCTCTATATGTGATTTTTAGTTTTACTCGGGTAACCAGATTTTCGGTATTGTTTTGTAGCATGAATGTTTCGGTACGGTCATTCAGCCTTTTTTCAAAACCTAACATGTCTATGGCATGGGCAAAATCTGTTTTTCTTAGACTTCCGGATTTCCCGCATAAAGTATTTTGTACTGTATCCTTTTTGTTTGTAATGATTCGTGCCGGCTGTGTTCGTGGTACGAACGGATTTTTCGGAACGTTGTTTTGTCCGGATAGTAAGATACAATTACAAGAAAGCACTATAATCAAAAAGAGTACATGTTTCATGATAGGATAGCTATAAATGATTAACTTTAGTTACAAAAATAAGATTTTTAGGATAAATGGCGGTAATTCTGTTTAGAAAATGTATATTAGAAAACGCATTTCTGTATCTTTACAGACAAAAATAAAAAAATGAAACGTCATACATTTCTATTGATATTGGGGGTTTTATCTTTAGGTGTAATTCAAGCTGTTCCTTTATTGAATGGGGCGGATCAGATTGATAAAATTGTTTCTTTGTTAAAATCCAAACGGGTCGGATTAGTCGTTAATCATACTTCTTTGGTGGGGGATAAGCAAGTACATCTTTTGGATACATTATTGAGTCGGGGAGTTCATGTCGTCTCTGTTTTTGCACCGGAACACGGCTTTCGCGGAAATGCAGATGCCGGAGAAGTTGTCATGAATGGTCGTGACAAGCAGTCGGGTTTGTCCGTTATATCCCTTTATGGGAAAAATAAAAAGCCGACAAGGGAACAGCTGTCTGGAATAGATGTTATAGTATTCGATATTCAAGATGTCGGTGCTCGTTTTTACACTTACATAAGTACTATGTATTATGTAATGCAGTCTTGTGCTGAAACAGGAGTGGAGATGGTCGTGTTGGATCGTCCTAATCCGAACGATTATATTGACGGACCGATCATGCAAGACTCTTTGCGTTCATTTGTTGGAATGTTGCCGCTTCCGGTTCTACACGGTTTGACAATCGGGGAATTGGCCGGAATGATTCGGGGTGAAAATTGGGGGGATACTCATTCCTTAAAACTTACGGTAATCCCTGTAAAAGGTTGGCAACATGGAGATTCTTATATTCTTCCTGTGAAACCGTCTCCTAACTTGCCGAATAGTCGATCTATCACATTATATCCGTCATTATGTTTTTTTGAGGCGACAGATATTAGTGTAGGGCGGGGTACTCGTTACCCTTTTCAAGTATTGGGCTATCCGGATAAGAAATTCGGAACATTTAGTTTCACACCTCGTGCGCTTCCCGGCTTTGATAAGAATCCATTACAGAAAGATAAGACTTGTTTCGGAATCGATTTACGGGAGATTGAAGTGAGTGGAGGATTGTCATTGAAATATATCCTTGATTTTTACCGGATTGCAGATCAAGGAAAATCCTTTTTTACCAGACCTCGTTTTTTTGATATGTTGATGGGAAATACGCAGGTCAGAATGGACATAATTGCCGGAAAAAATGAGAGTCAAATAAAAGGGCGCTGGGCTGATGAATTGAAAGAATACCGGCAGATGAGAAAGCGATATTTACTT contains:
- a CDS encoding Hsp20/alpha crystallin family protein, which gives rise to MTPAKHSQNWLPGIFNDFFGNEWIAKSNSSAPAVNIIENDKEYEVEIAAPGLTKDDFSVRIDDNDHLIITVENKKENEEKDKKGKFLRREFSYSQFRQTLVLPENINKDGIEAKQENGILSVTIPKKALPESKEPKQIPVK
- a CDS encoding exo-beta-N-acetylmuramidase NamZ family protein, with the protein product MKRHTFLLILGVLSLGVIQAVPLLNGADQIDKIVSLLKSKRVGLVVNHTSLVGDKQVHLLDTLLSRGVHVVSVFAPEHGFRGNADAGEVVMNGRDKQSGLSVISLYGKNKKPTREQLSGIDVIVFDIQDVGARFYTYISTMYYVMQSCAETGVEMVVLDRPNPNDYIDGPIMQDSLRSFVGMLPLPVLHGLTIGELAGMIRGENWGDTHSLKLTVIPVKGWQHGDSYILPVKPSPNLPNSRSITLYPSLCFFEATDISVGRGTRYPFQVLGYPDKKFGTFSFTPRALPGFDKNPLQKDKTCFGIDLREIEVSGGLSLKYILDFYRIADQGKSFFTRPRFFDMLMGNTQVRMDIIAGKNESQIKGRWADELKEYRQMRKRYLLYPDFRNFD
- a CDS encoding AIR synthase related protein; this encodes MSDQRYNLRGVSASKEDVHNAIKNIDKGIFPKAFCKIIPDILGGDPEYCNIMHADGAGTKSSLAYIYWKETGDLSVWKGIAQDALIMNIDDLLCVGATDNILVSSTIGRNKLLIPGEVISAIINGTDELLSELRELGVNAYATGGETADVGDLVRTIIVDSTVTCRMKRSDVISNHRIQDGDVIVGMASFGQATYEKEYNGGMGSNGLTSARHDVFSKYLAEKYPESYDAAVPEELIYSGGLRLTDEIKGLGLDAGKLVLSPTRTYAPVIKKLLDYMRPEIHGMVHCSGGAQTKVMHFVEGVKVTKNNLFPVPPLFKMIQEQSGTDWQEMYKVFNMGHRMEVYVTPDRAQEVIDITRSFGIDAQIIGFVEKADKNSLVIESEFGHFEY